CGGGGCGGCTAGTGCGGCGCCCTCCGGGCTGATGTCCCAGGTGCGGCGGGGCACACCCAGAATGCCCGACCACATCATACCGAGGCTCAGCAGGGTAATTCCGGCGCCAAATATATAGGGCTGCACCTTCGCCCACTTGAGACCCACGAGCTGACGGCTGGCCATCAGTGGTACCAGGTAGTAAGCCAGCCCCATGAATGCCAGCGTCGTGCCACCGACGACAGTGGCGTGGAAGTGCCCGGGGATACGCAGGGTATTGTGGGCAATCAAGTTAAGCTGGAGTGTACCCTGGATAACGCCGCTGGTGCCACCGATGAAGCCGAAAATCACCAGGGAAACCGCCAGGGCGGCAAAGCCCGGCTCTTTCCATGGCGCCCTTACCAGCCATTGGAAGATACCCTTCACATAGCCCTTGGCGCGCTGGGCTACCTCTACTCCCGCCGGAATTGAATAGGCGTGAATCATGCTGGCCACTACCGCCAGATAGATGAAGTAGCTGGTATTGAAGATACGGTTGTGCTGACTGAGGCCCGGGTCGACCATAAGGTGGTGAACAGAGCCCAGGTTGATGAACAGAATATAGAGTAAGAAGGCAACCCGGCTCAGTTTTTCATTCACCGGCTTGGCGCCAACTGTCAATGCCCCCAACGCATACCAGACAGCGACCATTGCCGCCAGGTTTATCTGCTGCGCCGGGTGCCCGAATGCCCAGAAAAGAACGCGGTAAAGCGCCGGGTCATAGTCAGGGATAAGCCCGATGGACCAGAAGAAAGCCGGGACAAAGGTGATAGCACCGCTCAGGAGGGTATACACGGCGATTACCGCGGCGGCGATGAGACCGTAGGTCACCAGCGGAACCGACCCGGTAAACGCCCTTTCCCGCTTGGCGACTATTATATTAGCCAGGAACAGCCCCACCGCAATCAGTGCCCCGACGGCGAAGAGAATTACACCCAGGTAGAATGCCGGATGTGCTTTAAGGGGCACGTAAGCGGTGAACATAACATCCGCGCCGCCGGTGAACATCACAACGTTGACCATGACAGCGCCAGCTACCATCAGGGCATAAGCCAGCCAGGCCAGGCGGGGAAGTATTAGGCGGGCATTGAGCATGACAGCTCCACCAAAGTAGAGACCGGCCACCTCAAAGAAGACAATCCACAGCACCAGCATATCAGTACCGTGGATGGAGGTGAACCGGTAATAGAGGTCAGCCGGCAACAGATGTACCGCTTCCCACCGGGTCAGGGCGATGAGGATGGCCATCACCAGCCCGATGAGCAGGAAAACAACGGCGGCCACCGCGTTGGCGAGGATCAAGCGTTGCGCCGGTAAATGGACCCTGAAACCGGTGACCGAGCAGGTTCTGAACGCAGTTTTATCACTTTCAAAAGTCTTGGTCTCTGTTGCCATTATTTACTCCGTGACGATTATTTTGCCCAGCATGAGATGATGACCGGGGCCACAATATTCATTGCAGACAAGCTGGTACTCACCAGCTTTGTCCGGGGTCATAGTCATTACGTAGTCATAGCCGGGCAACACCTGAAGGTTTAAATTGCCCGGCTGAATTGAAAGTCCGTGTTGAAAATCCAAGGAAGACGCGTGTATACGGTAAGTGGCTCCTTTCTCAAGTTCCAGGATTGGCGTCCACTGCCACGCCCGCGCGATGAGGTAAATATCACTGCCTGCCGGCGGACGTACCACGGGGATGCCATTCTCGCTTCCTACCTGGTACCTGGCCACAAAGTCATTGGCCAGTGTCTCAAATTGCGCGGGGGATACGCGGTAGGTCTCAATTGGCACCTCCTGTTTACCTCCAATGCCTGACCACAGGTACATAAAGGCAAACATAAACACACCCCAGACCACCGCCACGGTAACCCACACCTTTTCTTCCCGGCTGAGTGGCTGGCGCCACCATAACCGCTCCGGAGATGTCAAACTACTCATCTCTTACCTCTTCTCATTGTTACTAAGTTACTAACCGTGGGGTACATTGAGGACCTCCAGAGCGCCCCACAGAGTATAAAGAAGAAAGGGGATCCCCAACCCGAGGGCCAGCAGGAAGAAAATATCATCTAAAAGCACCTGCCCCAGCGGGAGCTTCTCCGGCTTACCGCTCTTTTCCGGTTTGACTTTCTCCATCCGCCCATCTGGCATAGGTCACCTCGCTTTCAGGATATTCGCTGCAAAAGCAAAACTACAAAAATAATATAGGCTTCGGGGTTTGCCAGTGAATACGACTTTTGTCGTATTTCCCGGAAATATGGTGACAACATGTGTAAGGGTTCCGGGTATTGGTAAGTTTACGGCAGGAGATTACGTAGATATACCTATTTTCAGGAGAGCCGTAATATGGCACTATTATTTATAGTAATAAGTTATCATCTCGGGCACGTTGTTTTGCAGTTACTATTTGGAAGATTGTCAATTTTCTTCTTCGGAACAACCCACTGATTATTCACCATAAAATTAATAGCGGCGACGCATTATTCTATTCATTATCCGTTAGAAGGGGAGGTAAAGTGATAAAGAAGAGTAGAAAACGATACGGGATTTCACTGGCTCTGGCCGGGCTAATTATTTTTAGCTCGTTGATACCGCCTGCGGCAACTGCCCAGGCGGCTCCACTTTCAGACAGCGGGCGCGTGGTTGTGGCGAACGTGGTCGCTCTCGACCAGCCATTAATCTACAACCGGCTGGGAGCGATGACCCCCGGCGGAATGATTTACGCGCTCCGGCGGGATGTCGTTAACAAAGATACCGACCTTACCGAGGCTGAAGGCGGGGTTCTGGCGCCGGGGCAGGTAATGCTGCGGCCGGACAAACGCCCGCGACCGCTCACCCTGCGGATGAACGTGGGCGATAAGCTCCGGATAAACTTCCAGAATCTACTTACT
This region of Dehalococcoidales bacterium genomic DNA includes:
- a CDS encoding cbb3-type cytochrome c oxidase subunit I, translated to MATETKTFESDKTAFRTCSVTGFRVHLPAQRLILANAVAAVVFLLIGLVMAILIALTRWEAVHLLPADLYYRFTSIHGTDMLVLWIVFFEVAGLYFGGAVMLNARLILPRLAWLAYALMVAGAVMVNVVMFTGGADVMFTAYVPLKAHPAFYLGVILFAVGALIAVGLFLANIIVAKRERAFTGSVPLVTYGLIAAAVIAVYTLLSGAITFVPAFFWSIGLIPDYDPALYRVLFWAFGHPAQQINLAAMVAVWYALGALTVGAKPVNEKLSRVAFLLYILFINLGSVHHLMVDPGLSQHNRIFNTSYFIYLAVVASMIHAYSIPAGVEVAQRAKGYVKGIFQWLVRAPWKEPGFAALAVSLVIFGFIGGTSGVIQGTLQLNLIAHNTLRIPGHFHATVVGGTTLAFMGLAYYLVPLMASRQLVGLKWAKVQPYIFGAGITLLSLGMMWSGILGVPRRTWDISPEGAALAAPAYEGAQFTTAILGMGGSIATIGGIIFVLIMVLTLLNGKKMERAR